Proteins encoded in a region of the Mixophyes fleayi isolate aMixFle1 chromosome 5, aMixFle1.hap1, whole genome shotgun sequence genome:
- the TMEM68 gene encoding DGAT1/2-independent enzyme synthesizing storage lipids, whose protein sequence is MQDWNESCPTGPPLAYLTCLMQMFLDWLEMENVEDYLNYLDYLLWVFTPLIIVFILPFFIVIFLYLSILFLHVYKRKNELKEAYSNSIWDGARKTLATLWDGHATIWHGYELYGLEKIPDDGPALIVYYHGALPVDYYYFVAKVILLKGRTCHTVGDHFLFKVPGFKPLLEVFNVIHGPKEKCVKALKNGHLLAISPGGVREALFSDETYTILWGNRTGFAQVAIDAKVPIIPMFTQNIREGFRSLGCLRIFRWMYEKFKIPFVPVYGGFPVKFRTYLGDPIQYDPNVTASELAEKTKCAIQSLIDKHQKIPGNVFRALLERFHRKHKED, encoded by the exons AGGCCCACCTCTCGCCTATCTCACCTGCCTCATGCAGATGTTTCTGGATTGGCTGGAAATGGAGAATGTGGAAGATTACCTGAACTACCTAGATTACCTTCTGTGGGTCTTCACACCactaataatagtattcatactGCCCTTCTTCATTGTCATCTTTCTCTACCTGTCCATCCTCTTCCTCCATGTGTACAAGCGCAAAAACGAACTGAAAGAAGCCTATTCAAACAGTATATGGGATGGCGCTCGGAAAACCTTGGCAACACTTTGGGATGGGCATGCTACAATATGGCATG GTTATGAACTTTATGGCTTGGAAAAAATCCCAGATGATGGACCTGCACTAATTGTGTACTATCATGGAGCGCTTCCTGTAgactattattattttgtagcGAAGGTGATTCTTCTGAAAGGCAGAACCTGCCACACCGTGGGGGACCACTTCCTTTTCAAAGTACCAG GTTTTAAACCATTGCTTGAAGTATTTAATGTAATCCATGGACCAAAGGAGAAGTGTGTGAAAGCTCTGAAGAACGGCCACTTGTTGGCTATCTCCCCGGGAGGAGTACGGGAAGCGCTGTTTAGCGATGAGACTTATACAATCTTGTGGGGAAATCGGACAGGGTTTGCCCAGGTGGCGATAGATGCTAAAGTG CCCATCATCCCAATGTTTACACAAAACATCCGGGAAGGGTTCCGATCGCTTGGGTGCTTAC GTATTTTTCGGTGGATGTATGAGAAATTCAAAATTCCCTTTGTTCCTGTGTACGGGGGATTTCCAGTAAAATTTCGTACATATCTTGGTGATCCTATCCAATATGACCCAAATGTCACCGCCAGTGAACTGGCTGAGAAG ACAAAATGTGCCATTCAGTCACTGATAGATAAGCATCAAAAGATACCTGGAAACGTCTTCCGAGCCCTTCTGGAAAGATTTCACAGGAAGCATAAAGAAGATTAA